One segment of Gilliamella sp. ESL0441 DNA contains the following:
- a CDS encoding MmgE/PrpD family protein yields the protein MMNLNQQLCLLIKNTPVLNDSCVINNAINGIVDYFACCLQARQDMNVQRLLAWIKEEGGHERSWLIGQKKLATPRQAALFNGFQAHCLDYDDVHSDIRGHPSAVILSALFASIRLDHMPFQIDGRRFLTAYVIGIEVMALLGKSVNPQHYEKGWHATITLGGIAATAAICYLYNEPFLSQALALAATQASGMRLLMGTPIKFLHAGLAAQHAIQTVDWLRAGLQADQNFLDENLGFLAMYGQGNTGLNLTSWAKPWKIIDPGLWFKTYSFCSAGAYIADAGQLLSQHPQFRVENVANITLYFAPPKSDAALIYQQPTLAEQGRFSAEYILALILLGLPTDFKAFSATPIADNIQQLMQKMHRSYHITLAPHPQAYNGRYVVVEILLNNGQKISQRIDLPKGSPKNPYSQNEMTAKLVNAIDDQPTAIALSQDIQAFAKGLDVSDFIKRYIVKL from the coding sequence ATGATGAACTTAAACCAACAATTATGCTTGTTAATTAAAAATACCCCTGTTCTTAATGATTCCTGCGTTATTAATAATGCGATAAATGGCATCGTCGATTATTTTGCATGTTGTTTACAAGCTCGTCAGGATATGAATGTTCAAAGATTACTCGCTTGGATAAAAGAAGAAGGGGGGCATGAGCGGTCTTGGCTGATTGGTCAAAAAAAGTTAGCTACACCACGTCAAGCGGCATTATTCAATGGTTTTCAAGCCCACTGTTTAGATTATGATGATGTTCATTCAGATATACGAGGCCATCCTTCAGCGGTGATTTTATCGGCACTGTTTGCCAGTATTCGATTAGATCATATGCCATTCCAGATTGATGGACGGCGATTTTTAACGGCTTATGTTATTGGTATTGAAGTCATGGCGTTGCTGGGTAAAAGCGTCAATCCACAACATTATGAAAAAGGATGGCATGCCACTATTACGCTTGGTGGTATAGCAGCCACAGCCGCAATTTGTTATTTGTATAATGAACCTTTTTTATCGCAAGCATTAGCACTTGCAGCAACCCAAGCTTCGGGTATGCGCTTGTTAATGGGCACACCCATAAAATTTTTACATGCAGGACTGGCTGCGCAACATGCCATCCAAACTGTTGATTGGTTAAGAGCAGGACTACAAGCAGATCAAAATTTTTTAGATGAAAATTTAGGATTTCTCGCCATGTATGGACAAGGGAATACGGGGTTGAATTTAACCAGTTGGGCAAAGCCTTGGAAGATAATTGACCCTGGATTGTGGTTTAAAACTTATAGTTTTTGTTCCGCTGGAGCCTATATCGCGGATGCCGGACAATTACTTTCTCAACATCCGCAATTTCGTGTTGAGAATGTGGCTAACATTACCCTTTACTTTGCGCCACCTAAGAGTGATGCGGCATTAATTTATCAACAGCCAACCCTTGCTGAGCAAGGGCGCTTTTCAGCTGAATATATTTTGGCCTTAATTTTATTAGGTTTACCCACTGATTTTAAGGCATTTTCGGCAACGCCAATCGCTGACAACATTCAACAACTGATGCAAAAAATGCATCGCAGTTATCACATCACCTTAGCACCACATCCTCAAGCCTATAATGGTCGTTATGTGGTGGTTGAGATATTACTAAATAACGGTCAAAAAATCAGCCAACGCATCGACCTTCCCAAAGGCTCACCAAAGAATCCTTACAGCCAAAATGAAATGACAGCAAAACTCGTAAACGCTATTGATGATCAGCCAACTGCAATAGCGCTAAGCCAAGATATTCAAGCATTTGCAAAAGGGTTAGATGTCAGCGATTTTATAAAGCGTTATATAGTTAAGTTATAG
- the folK gene encoding 2-amino-4-hydroxy-6-hydroxymethyldihydropteridine diphosphokinase produces MSTCYIALGSNLDDPFAQANRAIAALTQLPHTQLVKVSPFYRSKPLGPQDQNDYLNAVIKLITSLSPIELLDALQSIEKSQGRVRKDNRWGARTLDLDILLYDDLIINSERLTIPHYHMKNREFVLYPLFDIEPELVFPDNDKLSDLVAKCPKNDMKQWIA; encoded by the coding sequence ATGTCAACTTGTTATATTGCGTTAGGAAGTAACCTTGACGATCCTTTTGCTCAAGCAAATCGAGCAATAGCCGCTTTAACTCAATTGCCTCATACTCAACTGGTTAAAGTCTCGCCTTTTTACCGCAGTAAACCTTTAGGGCCACAAGATCAAAATGATTATCTCAATGCAGTGATTAAGTTAATAACCAGCCTTTCACCAATTGAATTATTAGATGCCTTACAATCGATTGAAAAATCACAAGGGCGAGTTCGCAAAGATAATCGTTGGGGGGCAAGAACTTTAGATTTGGATATTCTTTTATATGATGATTTGATTATCAATAGTGAACGATTAACCATACCGCATTACCACATGAAAAACCGAGAGTTTGTCCTTTATCCACTCTTTGATATTGAGCCAGAACTCGTCTTTCCCGATAATGACAAATTGTCAGATCTTGTTGCTAAGTGTCCTAAAAATGACATGAAACAGTGGATAGCATAA
- the dksA gene encoding RNA polymerase-binding protein DksA, whose translation MKKEQKVNTSSLSLLSIAGLEPYKEAKGEEYMNPKQLKHFKLILEAWLAQLQGEMGKTVSHMQDEAANFPDPADRATQEEEFSLELRARDRERKLIKKIEKTLKKIETDDFGFCESCGVEIGIRRLEARPTADLCIDCKTLAELREKQMGM comes from the coding sequence GTGAAAAAGGAACAAAAAGTTAATACATCTTCTCTTAGCCTGCTTTCAATTGCTGGGCTTGAGCCTTATAAAGAGGCGAAAGGCGAGGAGTATATGAACCCTAAGCAATTGAAACATTTCAAACTTATCTTAGAAGCATGGCTTGCGCAATTACAAGGCGAAATGGGCAAAACAGTCTCGCACATGCAAGATGAGGCTGCAAATTTTCCAGATCCAGCTGACCGAGCAACTCAAGAAGAGGAGTTCAGTCTAGAGTTAAGAGCACGCGATAGAGAACGTAAACTGATCAAAAAAATTGAAAAGACATTAAAGAAAATTGAAACTGATGATTTTGGTTTTTGTGAATCTTGTGGCGTTGAGATTGGTATTCGTCGCCTTGAAGCTAGACCTACGGCGGATCTATGTATCGATTGTAAAACGTTAGCGGAACTTCGCGAAAAACAAATGGGAATGTAA